Genomic segment of Acidobacteriota bacterium:
TTCCCACCATCGTCTCCACCGGAGCCGTCTTTCAGTCTCCGCTGGCCTTGAGGCGCCGGGAACGGTTCGAGTGGATCATGGGAACGGTCGCGCCCGAGTATCTGCTGTTCGACTACGGCGTCATCCGCCAGGCTCCGGCCCACCTGAATTGTTCCGGCATGGCCGAGTGCATCTGCTATCTTGGCCAGGTGGGAGCCTGGAAGTGGTGGCTCGATCAGGATCTGGAAGCCCCGGCCTGGGACCAGGGGGTGGCCGATGAGATCCTGGACTGGGTCGACAACCGTGTGCGGGAATATCGTCAGAGTCTGGATGAAAGCGGCCAGCCCCGGGAAGCCGGCATCAGGGTCGCGGCCGAGGTCAACCGGGAGCGATACGACCTGAAGCTCCACTCCCTCAAGGTGGGGCACAGTCTGGACCACGCCTTTTGCATCACCTTCGAGTGGGTCCACGGCAGGGAGCTGCTGCACGGGGAAGCGGTAGCCCTGGGCTCATTGATCAACGGCTATCTGTACGGTTGGGGGTTCGATAGGATCAAGGCGCTGCTGGAGGAATGCCGCACCCGTTTTCGTCCGACCCAGATCGGATGCACCCGCCAGGAGGTGCTGGAAACGCTGAACCAGGTGGCGGCCTTCGCCGACCTGGTCGGCCACCCTCGGAATTATTTTCACTATCGCGGCCTGGACCGCGAGACCTTCGATGCCATGATGGCTGCAATCGAGGCGTAGACATGAAAGCGAGCCGGGAGGCTCTCTCTCGCCCCGGTCGCGGCCAAGCGGAAGCAATGGATGGATCCATCCGGGAAAGGAGCAACCGAATGAAACGACGTGAATTCGTAGGGACCGCCCTGGCTGCAGGGCTGGCCTCGGGTGGGGCGCCCTCGCGGGCACTGGGCCTGACACCTCCCGCTGCCGGGCCCAAACAGCACGGGGCCAAAAAGAAGCCGCGGGTCATGTTCTATCACGACAGCCGCCACCCGGCCGTCTACATGTACGAGCCGCCCATGGAGAAGGAGGAGTTCGAGGCGGCGGTGGACGAGATCGTGGGAACTCCGGTGGACGCCTTGATGTACGGGTTGGCAGACGGGCGAACCATGTTCCACGACACCAAGGTCAGCGAGGTGCTGGGGGATCCGGTGAAGAAGTGGCCCCACCTGATCTTCCGCCGGGCCCACCAGAATGCGCGCATGATGCTGGACTCGGGCCGGGACCCCCTCCGCATCATCTGCGAACGGGCTCGAGCCAAGGGGGTGGCCATCTATCCCACCCTGCTGGTCAACCAGGGCAGAAGGGGGACGCGAGAAGACGACGTCCGCAGCTCCAACTTCCGCTGGGAGAATCTGCACCTGGAGATCGGGGCCAAGGGTGATTTGGAGGATCTGGAAGGGAGCACCAACCTCGATTTCAAGCACCAGGAGGTACGCGACGAACGTTTCGCGGTGATCGACGAGGTGCTGCGGAACTACCCGGTGGACGGCTTCGAGCTGCAGTTGAACTACAAGAGCCCCGCCGTGCTCTTCTTCCATCCCGGGGAAGTGGAACAGGGACGCCCCCTGATGACGGCCTGGATCAAGCGGGTTTACGATGCCGTCAAGGCGAGCGGGGAGGGAAGGGAGCTGGCCATCCGGGTCCCGGCCAGCATCGAGACCTCCCATGCCCTGGGCCTGGACGTGCGCGAATGGATCCGGCAGGGCATCGTGGACGTTCTGATCGGCGAGACCTACCAGCACGCCATGGATCAGCAGGCCGATTTCCGGCCGCTGGTGCAGGCGGCCAAGGGCTCGAGCTGCCGCATTCACGGAGCCATTGGCCTGGCAGTCAATTCCGACAGGCTGAAAGACGGTCCCATTGAAATCACCCGGGCCGTCGCCTCCAACTGCTGGGATCAAGGCGTGGACGGGCTCTACCTTGCCCAGTGGTTTGCCGCTTGGCCCTACGAACCCAGTTTCTATGAACGACTGCGGGAAGTGAGTCATCCAGACATCATGGCTCCCAGGGATAAGTTCTATTACGCCTCGACCCAGAGTGTCTTCTCCCCTAAGCCGTCCGAGCCGAAACCGGCGCTTCCCCGGACGCTGAAGATGAATCAGCCGGTCCAGGTGCCGTTGCCGATCGCAGACGACCTGGATCGTTGGGACAAGGCGGGACGGGTGCATGAGGTGCTGCTCCGCTTGAGGCTCATTGGTTCCACCGAGACCGATCAAGTGAGGTTTCGT
This window contains:
- a CDS encoding iron-containing alcohol dehydrogenase — encoded protein: MDLDSRRWDARYGWDLISGHASQFQDAVVVSSPSAIALVEPLLVHRPIQVVFQRGMRDSILEEMLAALPEAQRMLAVGGGNALDVGKYLAWKKGWPLVMIPTIVSTGAVFQSPLALRRRERFEWIMGTVAPEYLLFDYGVIRQAPAHLNCSGMAECICYLGQVGAWKWWLDQDLEAPAWDQGVADEILDWVDNRVREYRQSLDESGQPREAGIRVAAEVNRERYDLKLHSLKVGHSLDHAFCITFEWVHGRELLHGEAVALGSLINGYLYGWGFDRIKALLEECRTRFRPTQIGCTRQEVLETLNQVAAFADLVGHPRNYFHYRGLDRETFDAMMAAIEA